The following proteins are co-located in the Pirellulales bacterium genome:
- a CDS encoding PilT/PilU family type 4a pilus ATPase, with translation MELDILLRFAVQQGASDLHFQAGSPPMIRLAGEARFVEGPLLTHEDIAGVVSAIAPAAVAGSLDAAITQGLDFSYVVEGLARFRCSAYRTLGSPAIVIRVIRTTIPTLDELNLPAVVKDIARSERGLTLLSGTTGSGKSTTLAAMIDLINGALRNKIITIEDPIEYVHTHKKSMISQLEVGGDTPSFAQAMRQALRQDPDVILVGELRDVETLRIALQAADTGHQVFSTVHSATASQTIERIIAMFPPAEHKLLLGQLASSIEAIISQRLIPTREGNLRPAVEILRGSAVAQKLIFENRLAELGDYIATGESGMQTFDQHLAKMYRENAISGTEALRQATNPGHLSMAMRRISGMGAGHATI, from the coding sequence ATGGAACTCGACATCCTACTTCGATTCGCAGTCCAGCAAGGCGCCTCCGACCTGCATTTTCAGGCCGGTTCTCCTCCCATGATACGGCTCGCCGGCGAGGCGCGATTCGTGGAGGGTCCCTTGCTAACGCACGAAGACATTGCCGGAGTGGTCTCGGCGATTGCGCCCGCCGCCGTGGCAGGTTCTTTGGATGCAGCCATCACGCAGGGACTGGATTTCTCTTACGTGGTTGAAGGCTTAGCCCGCTTTCGCTGCAGCGCATATCGCACGCTGGGCTCGCCCGCCATTGTGATTCGCGTTATCCGCACAACCATTCCCACGCTTGACGAACTGAATCTGCCGGCTGTCGTCAAAGATATTGCTCGATCGGAACGCGGGCTGACTCTTCTCTCTGGCACAACCGGCAGCGGTAAGAGCACGACGCTGGCAGCCATGATCGATCTAATCAACGGTGCCTTACGGAACAAGATTATTACCATCGAGGACCCGATAGAATACGTGCACACCCACAAGAAGTCGATGATCTCTCAGCTTGAAGTCGGTGGGGATACACCATCCTTTGCACAAGCCATGCGCCAAGCGTTGCGGCAAGACCCCGATGTGATTTTGGTCGGCGAGTTGCGCGACGTTGAAACCTTGCGGATTGCTTTGCAGGCTGCCGACACGGGTCACCAGGTGTTTTCCACCGTACACAGCGCAACGGCCTCTCAAACCATCGAACGCATCATCGCCATGTTTCCTCCCGCAGAGCATAAGTTGCTGCTCGGGCAACTCGCTAGCTCCATCGAGGCAATCATCTCACAGCGGTTAATTCCCACACGCGAAGGCAATCTCCGACCGGCCGTGGAAATCCTGCGCGGCAGTGCTGTCGCGCAAAAGCTGATATTTGAAAACCGGCTGGCCGAGTTGGGAGATTACATCGCTACCGGCGAATCGGGAATGCAGACATTCGATCAACACCTGGCGAAGATGTACAGGGAAAATGCAATATCTGGCACTGAGGCCCTCCGCCAAGCAACCAACCCAGGCCACTTATCCATGGCCATGCGAAGAATATCGGGCATGGGTGCCGGGCATGCAACGATCTAG
- the glpK gene encoding glycerol kinase GlpK, which produces MSQSHSKKFVLAIDQGTTSSRAILFAHDGRPVAVAQQEFPQILPQPGIVEHDPEAIWNSQLAVAREVIKKANCAAADIAAIGVTNQRETTILWERDTGRPVSNAIVWQSRVSAPICERLKADGAEPLVQQKTGLVIDAYFSGTKIKHLLDTVTGLRQRAVAGEVLFGTVDSFLIWRLTGGQRHITDVTNASRTMLFNLHTLSWDDELLKLLEVPRAMLPEVRSSSEVYGETSPELFGAPIPISGCAGDQQAATFGQACFEVGSAKNTYGTGCFMLLNVGPKPVSSRNKLLTTVGWQIGEKTTYCLEGSVFVAGAVVQWLRDGLKIIKTSAEVEPLAASVPDAGGVVFVPAFVGLGAPHWDPYSRGAIFGMTRGTTAGHIARAALESMAFQSAEVLHAMEQDAGIKLGKLKVDGGASVNNALMQFQADLLDVQVVRPVVAETTALGAAYLAGLAVGFWKNLDDVARNWALDRCFEPAMSQDQRAGRQAMWRRAVERSLHWDE; this is translated from the coding sequence GTGAGCCAATCGCACAGCAAAAAGTTCGTCCTGGCGATCGATCAAGGCACCACCTCCAGCCGGGCAATTCTGTTCGCCCACGATGGTCGGCCGGTTGCCGTCGCGCAGCAAGAGTTTCCACAAATCTTGCCGCAGCCCGGCATTGTCGAACACGATCCGGAGGCCATTTGGAATTCGCAATTGGCCGTGGCCCGCGAAGTCATCAAAAAAGCAAACTGCGCGGCCGCCGACATCGCCGCGATTGGCGTCACCAATCAGCGCGAAACGACGATTCTTTGGGAGCGCGATACCGGCCGGCCTGTCAGCAACGCCATTGTTTGGCAAAGCCGTGTGAGCGCACCCATTTGCGAGCGATTGAAAGCCGACGGCGCGGAACCGCTGGTGCAACAAAAAACTGGTCTCGTCATTGACGCATATTTTTCCGGAACGAAGATCAAACATCTGCTCGACACCGTCACCGGTTTGCGCCAGCGCGCCGTTGCCGGCGAAGTGCTGTTTGGCACCGTCGATTCGTTCTTGATCTGGCGACTCACCGGCGGCCAGCGGCACATTACCGACGTGACCAATGCCAGCCGCACCATGTTGTTCAACTTGCACACGCTGTCCTGGGATGACGAGCTGCTCAAATTGCTCGAAGTGCCGCGAGCCATGCTGCCGGAAGTGCGCTCCAGCAGCGAAGTTTATGGCGAAACTTCCCCCGAGCTCTTTGGCGCGCCCATTCCCATTAGCGGCTGTGCCGGCGATCAGCAGGCGGCCACGTTTGGCCAGGCGTGCTTTGAGGTCGGGAGCGCCAAAAACACTTACGGCACAGGCTGCTTTATGCTGCTGAACGTGGGGCCCAAGCCGGTGAGCTCGCGGAATAAACTGCTGACGACCGTAGGTTGGCAAATCGGGGAGAAAACTACTTACTGCCTGGAAGGTTCCGTGTTTGTGGCCGGGGCGGTTGTCCAATGGCTCCGCGATGGACTGAAAATCATCAAAACCAGTGCGGAAGTCGAACCTCTGGCTGCTAGCGTGCCTGATGCCGGCGGCGTCGTGTTCGTGCCGGCGTTTGTGGGGTTGGGTGCGCCACATTGGGATCCCTATTCCCGCGGCGCTATTTTTGGGATGACCCGCGGCACCACGGCGGGGCATATCGCTAGGGCGGCACTGGAATCGATGGCCTTTCAATCCGCTGAAGTGTTGCACGCCATGGAACAAGATGCTGGCATTAAGCTCGGGAAGCTGAAAGTCGACGGCGGGGCGAGTGTGAACAATGCCCTCATGCAATTCCAGGCCGATCTGCTGGATGTCCAGGTTGTTCGGCCCGTCGTGGCGGAAACGACGGCCTTGGGAGCCGCTTATTTGGCCGGATTGGCGGTCGGGTTCTGGAAAAACTTGGACGACGTGGCTCGCAACTGGGCGCTGGACCGTTGCTTTGAACCGGCGATGTCGCAAGACCAACGCGCCGGCCGCCAGGCAATGTGGCGACGGGCAGTCGAGCGAAGCTTGCATTGGGACGAGTGA